In Aegilops tauschii subsp. strangulata cultivar AL8/78 chromosome 3, Aet v6.0, whole genome shotgun sequence, one genomic interval encodes:
- the LOC141042964 gene encoding uncharacterized protein: MQDRSWTAERLARCGLPHDDACALCDQEEETMQHLLAGCSFSRQVWHEILGWARAPIGLPVPDTPLQLWWSSSLDLVPASMRNGLSSLIILSAWWIWKHHNTCIFEGARPSITFTSNTIKDEAHLWAKAGATGLQNIIPGA; the protein is encoded by the coding sequence ATGCAAGACCGCAGCTGGACCGCGGAGCGCCTTGCACGCTGCGGGCTGCCCCATGATGATGCATGCGCCCTTTGTGATCAAGAGGAGGAAACCATGCAGCATCTGCTTGCCGGTTGCTCTTTCTCTCGCCAAGTTTGGCACGAGATTCTCGGTTGGGCCCGTGCCCCCATCGGCCTCCCCGTCCCCGACACGCCATTGCAGCTCTGGTGGAGCTCCTCTCTCGACCTTGTGCCGGCTTCCATGCGCAACGGCCTATCCTCCCTCATAATCCTGTCAGCTTGGTGGATATGGAAGCACCACAACACTTGCATTTTTGAGGGAGCTAGACCATCGATCACCTTCACCTCCAACACCATCAAGGATGAGGCGCACCTCTGGGCCAAGGCGGGCGCCACCGGACTGCAAAACATCATCCCCGGCGCTTAG